The genomic DNA ACCACCTGAACAAATTTAAATATCCATCTATAGAGGCAGCTGGCAAAATAAACTGTGATTGTACATTCGACGGGACGTTGTACAGCCCTCAGAGAGAATGAGTACAAAGCACGAGACACAAGAGCATGGTGTGTAagggggctctggagccagaggtGCCGGGGGTGTGTCACTTCCTAGCAGGGTGACCTCGGGCAGCTGGTTTAACTTCTCTGGACGtcagttttctcattggtaaaTGTGAACAGTAACAGTACAGACCttatagggtggttgtgagagtgagtgagtgaatacgTGTAAGAGGCTGAAAATAATGTGTGGCATACAGTCAGCACTCAAGAAATGCTGGGTATtggcattattattatccctatagAGTACGAGCTCTCAACCAGGGCCATTTCCCCCTTCCATGGACATTTGCAAGTGTCTGGAGACCTATTTGATCACAATTGCGGGGAACTATGCTACGTAATGAAACGAAGCCAGGGattctgctaaacatcctacaatgcacaggaccaCCCCTCACAGAAAAGAATTATGCGgaccaaaatgtcaacagtgttgAGACTGAAAAACCCTGACATAAAGTGACATGTAAAATATGGACAGGatatagtgaaaatatttttttaaagcaattgcCAAATGCTATTCTCTTTtgtaagaaaagggaaatatgtCTATCTGCATCTACAGACAGATAATTGAATATGCAAGGCAGCTAGAATACACTTTCACAGGCCAGAAGGAGAAGCTTACATTTGGAGAACACAAGGGAGGAGCTACTCTCACTTCCTAGTTTTCAGACTTTAGTGtcttacattttttcaaaaaagcacatattacttttcaaaatatttttaaagttttttgaggggaaaagaatgaaaaatgcaTTTACTGGCCAGCAGGTCTGGTATCGGAACTCTCATCATGatgacattttcattattttccttccctAATTTAGCCAATATCTCAGGAGCGCTAAGCTGCGAGAGGAGAGTACAGAGATGGGTAATACAATTTCCTCACCCGCAGGGGATTTATGATACAGGCAAGcagacaaaatacaaataaataaaacagtgtaaACAGCTCCGAGACACGTACCACCCCCCCTGGCACTGAACCTGTCTGTGCTTCTGGGAACGGCTGTTTTCTTCTCTAGAAGCAAATTAAATTCTCAGCTGAACTTTGAGGAAAGGCCTAGAGCCTTTCTAACTGAGAGGCAGCTTTTCAGCTAAGATTCCAGGCCGTGTGCCATCTTTGGAATAATCCCTAAGACCCAACCTTTCAAAATGACTGGTTATTACCAGAATATTCTCAGAGACGTGTTCTGCTGCAGGGCCCACGCGAggctctttcctccttctgtaGAGATGCCGTTGAATGCAAGACTGGGAAAGAAAACACTTGGGGTAGATTATTAGAGACACGTCTACCTCTGGCTACATTTCAGCAACCAAAACATCTGGGAGGACTCCTCCCAGAGGTGGCCCCTGCCCAGGCCAGGCTGACTTGAGGCAGAAAGCAGAAGCGCTCGGCCTCACTGGTGGCTGCCCAGGCTTTGTTGCTCCAGGCCCACACTCAGAACATGAGGACAGGCACAGACTGCTCAAGAAGAGGGCAGGCAGGAGACGGAACCCTGGCGAGACCTGGTCACAGTGCAGATTGCAGGCCAAGGAGGCCTGGCGAGCTCCACTTCAGAGGGCTGCCAGTTTCAAGGTGCCTATCAAGGAGGCCTGGAGGAGCTTCCTCTGTTCTCATAAAGAAGGGACTTTGCTGTTGCCCCCACCATCTTGGATTCTCTTCCAGTGGCAGGAAGGATACGGGCAACAGGGAGACACCCAAGTCTCAGAAGCCCAGAGGCCTAAACCAAGGCCAGGAGGAGCACATCCGTTTACACAAACGAAGGGTCCCCTTTTGTCCCAGGACAATCCTGAGAATGAGGAAGGGGTAGGAATCTGCTGCCTAGTGTCCCCTTCAGTTTTATCTGGACTTATTCCTCCCTGACTCCCGAGGGGCACGGCGAGACTGGCGAGGGGCTGCCAACGTCCCGTGTCATGTTCTGGGTGATGGTTCCATCACTGTGCGCATCTGTCAATCACCGAGCTGAACTCGGTGCAACGGACTTTCCCGGATGCTTCTCATACATCAGTAAAAACGTTCAACAAaggaaaaatcacacacacaaacactacCCCTAGAAGGAATGCCAACCCCCCTGTTCCCTTCGGCTCTTCCCTAGAAAGCCCAGAGGCGCCTGGACAGCGGGTCTCAGATGGCAGTATGTACCTCAGGTTGGTCAGGCTGGGGTGGTTCCTCAGAGCCTCGGCGAAGGCCTTCGCTCCTTCGTCACCAATTCTATTCCCCCACATCCTGAGGGCAGAGGCAAGACAGTGACAGTTAGCTCGTGCTCCCCTTGATTTCCTGCTGGGGCCACGGCTTGACTGTACACTCAGCGGGCAGACATTTTTGCTCCAGCCCTGGAGCTGCGGCCTGGGGACGAATTCCTGCACCAGCCCCTTAGCAAGCTGCTCTGGATTTCACTTCAAAGAGAAATGTAAGGACAAAGGGCGGCAGAAGCCATGGGAACAGGAGCCGATCAGCGAACGGCACAATTGGAGACCAGGTCTCACCCCTGAACTTTCAGAGAGCTGACGTCAGAGAGCCTGAGCTCACGACTGTCCCAGAAATGTTCCCCGCAGGGGACACAGGTTTGCAGCAAGGCCCGTGGAGGGCTGGACTCGCAACGCACATTCGACTCTGAGTGGTGGTCAGCGACATTCTTGGAGACACACTCAGGTCTTCCACGGAGCAACCGTCCGGAAGCACATCCAAAAACCTGATCAGCAAGGCTCCTTTATGCAAAGGGGATGTTACCAAACTGAGCTGTGCGGACTGCTGTGGTTTTCATGGGGAGCTGCTGTACTCCCCCCACCCGAGCAGATAACCTGAGAGAGTCTGGCTCATTAAGGGTCTGCCTGGTACGATGCCAGGCTCCAGCACCGGACTGCTGGATCCACATGCTGGCTCTGCCTCCTACCACCTGTGCACGCTTGGGCGAATTACAGAATCTCCTGGGGCCTCGACTCCTTGTCTGTAAAACGGGGCTAATAAGAGCATTCCCCCGTAGGGCTGGTGTGAGGACTGAGTTAATTTATGCAAAACACTCAGAACAGCGCCTGGCCTATTCCTACCAGGCTGAGGGGCACAGTCTGCATAATGCAAAGCAAGTCTGCTGGGCCCATCACAACATGACTAGGGCTGCCCCAGCAACACGCTCCCACCAAGCCAGCAACCTGCCTACATCCCGCCTGGCACGGCTTGTTAAAACCCTGGAatgaggggcctgcctggtggtgcagcggttaagtttgcacattctgctttggcggcccagggttcactggttcggatccccagtgcggacatggcaccgcttggcaagccatgctgtttcGGGCgtcctatatataaagtagaggaagatgggcatggatgttagggccagtcttcctcagcaaaaaagaggaggattggcagtggatgttagctcagggctaatcttcctcaaaaaaaaaaaaaacacactctGGAATGAGAGTTTTCAATGTTTTGCATAAAAAGTGTATGTAGTATACATTGAATAGtatcaaatttttaataaagtgaaaaacTACTCATGACATGAGATTAAGTAAAAGAGGTAGAATAAAATTCTGTACATATAGTTTGACCTccagtatattaaaaaatagcataGAACACACATGTGTGTAAGAGAGAGCAAAAAAACTTAACTGACCTCGAATGTTGACAATAATTATTTCTGAGTgacttattatatttttcatattttccatagAATGGAACTataatttccataaaatttcaactaaaattatctgtatttattttataatagagaaaaaattataacaatacacAAAGCTTTAAAAGCCTCCagaatcaaaaacacaatgagataccacctcacacccattaggatggttactagcaaagaaacagaaaataacaagtattggtaaggatgtggaaaaattgggacccatgtacactgctggtgggagtgtaaaatggtgcaattgctatggaaaacagtatggtggttcctcaaaaaattaaaaacagggggccagcccaggggcacagtaGTTAAactcgcatgctctgcttctgcagcccagggttcacaggttcagatcccgggcgtggacctacatactgctcatcaagccatgctgtggcagcatcccacatgaaaaatagaggaagatgggcacagatgttagctcagcaccaaccttcctcacacacacacaaaaataataattataaataagattactatctgatccagcaattccactcctgggtacacagccaaaataattgaaagcaaggtcttgaagagatatctctatacccatgttcatagcagcattactttCAATAGCtaaaaaggtggaagcaacctgtgtccatcaacagatgaaaggataaacaaaatgtggtaaatacatccaatggactattattcagcctcaaaaaggaaggaaattctgacatatattacaacatggatgaaccttgaggacgttatgctaagtgaaataagccagtcacagaaagacaagtgCTGCGTGCTTCCACTTCTACGAGGTACCTAGAGTGGTCAgagtcacagagacagaaagaacggtggttgccagggactagggggagggggcatggggggttagtgtttaatgggtatacaGTTCAGTTTTGCAAGTTGAAACgagttctggagacagatggtggtgatggttgcacaactataTGAATGTACTCAATGCCCCTGACCcatacgcttaaaaatggttaagatggtaactttcctgttatgtgcattttaccacagtaaaaaaaatggaatgaaaaaaacctccagggggctggccccgtggccgagtggttaagttcatgcactctgcttcagtggcccagggtttccccagttcagatcctgggcgtggacatggcacagctcatcaagccatgctgaggcagcctcccacacaacacaaccagaaggacctacactagaatatacaactatgtactgcagggctttggggagaagaagaaggaaaaaaaaaaagaagactggcaacaaatgttagatcaggtgccaatcttttttgttaaaaaaaagagcctccagagaatatataaaattgttaaaatgaagaCCATCTGCCTGTAGAAACTTACCACACAGGGCCAGAACAGCTCCCTCCACTTGCTGACATGATAATACTGATTTTTGCATGAATTACATAAAAGTCTGTGCAACTGAAGCTGTGGTCTGTCCCGGGACctcccacacagcagccagcggGCTCAGTGATTGAAGCTGTCTCTGGCCTCTCCCCCCAGCAGCTGGCCTGGCAGGCCTTTTGGtaattttccataacaaaagACCAGCAGGTACCCACAGGCACAGAAGAGGTTGTACCACGCACAACTATGTGTATTCCCTTTACTCACCCCACCTCAAAGATGGATTTGCTATTCTTCACTGCCAGGGCGAGACACTTTCCCCCTTCGCTcgttattttgttttctcccagCCTGTAGAGAGAGCCGTGCACACATCAGCCTCCAGCTGAGGGACTCCAAGGTCAGCCACCTCgtccccagcacagagcccaTCTGGCCCCTCTTGGAAGGTGTGGCCTTTCCCCCGGGACCCAcagcagccaggccctgggcttccTCTCACGGAGGGACCCAAAGCCCTGAGGAGAGCCAGTCAGGATTCCTCTCCAGGGGATGGTCACCATCTCTGCAGAAATTTAGCGACCTGAGCTTTCCTGGGGGTTTTTTAAATGACCTCTGGAATGTCACTCATTCCTGTCAGCAGACCAGAGACAGCCTGCTTCAACGACAAGTGGCCATGGTGTGTTCCCATTGCCAGGGCAGCACCAGGGCCTTCAAGCCTGGTGCTGTCCCCTTTGGCGGGGCATTTCTAGCAAAGGGCCAAAGATCAAGCTCAGCTTGCAACTAGATGGGTGCCATGGTCTGAATGTGCGTGTCCTCCCCCACAgccctatgttgaaatcctaaccccaaggCGACTGTACTAAggaagaggtggggcctttgggaggctgAGGTCGTGAGGGCAGAGTTcccaggaatgggattagtgcctgtCTAAAAGAGAACTTAGGAAGCTCCTTTGCTCCCTTTTCCAGCGTgcgaggacacagcgagaaggccccatctatgaaccaggaatcAGGCCCTCACTGGACACCGAACCTGCcagcacctggatcttggactctccagcctccagaactgtgagaaatagatctCCACTGTTTATAAGCCAGCTGGTTTATATATATCTTGTTATGGAAGCTGGAATGGACTACGACAACAGAGGCCTTCCTTGGGCAGGAAAAGACCTCCAGAAGAGTGACACTTGTGGTCTTCCTTCTGTCAGTAGTTAATGAAATCAAAATGCCAAGCTTTCCCCCGGCAATGGTAGGTGGGCCTTCCAAACTCTGAGCCCCAGTCACAGCTCACCTTCCACACCCAGGCCTCCTAACTTGACGGACACGGCCCCGGGACGAGCAGAAGAATGCGTTAGGGCAAAAGCTCTTTACAGGACACTTATTCTTTGTTTGAATAGCGAAGGGGGACCCAGAGAAGCTACCAAGAAGCCTGCCATGCCTAGCCCCACTTACTTTAGGTACATGAGGCCTTTGCATTCATCCAGGATGCTGGCGATGTACCTGGCTCCCACATCCGTGATCTGGTTTTTGTATAAGCTTTGAGAGAAAGCACAGCCATGAAACTTTATGACTCCCAATGTCATCTTAATGACCCCTTTTCGTTAAGTGAGAATGTGCTGTCTGCTGATTTCCGAAGTCTGggttgaaagaaaggaagggcacGTACGTGGACCAGGGTTTGGGGCTCCGGGGTCTCACAGGCTGGGTTCAAAGCCAGCTCCACCACTTTCCCAGTGTTATGACCTGggacaagttacctaacctctctgtgcctcagtttctccatctgtgttgGGGTAAGAATTATAGCCCCcacacagggttgctgtgaggattagatgaggtcatccCCGGCCCTTGCACACAATGCTTGATAAACGGCAGGTGTGGGGGATCTGGGGATTAAAGGTTACAGTCAGCATCTGGAGGGAGGAGTGTCTCTCTGAGAACTGGAAGCTCCTCAGTGTCCACCCTCTAATCATATTACCATTCGATACCAATTCAacaaggaggcaggaagaagtTGAGTGGCAACCAGACAGAGGCTGCGAGCATCCCGAGGTCCTGCAGCGTTCCAGAGCTGAAGGGCAGCCTGGGGTCACGTGCTTCGGGGTCCTCATTTCACAGCTGtgggaactgaggcccaaagaagcTGACCAACTGGCTCCAGCTTCCTGAGTCAAGAGTGGCCATGGGACCGGCTAGACTGGCCCTCAATCCCTTATCACAAACCCCTAAATCCCAAAGGTTCTCAAAACCCAAACTTTCTCATAACTGTTTTAGCAACTGAGGGGCAGCTGTTCATGATGTTTATCCCACTTgctttgaatactttttttaCTGCAGAAACAGTAAAGTGTTTGAAAATAGGGTATTGCTCTAGACCCCACGGGTCATGTCACTACAATGTAGCATGCACACTGAGTTCTGATCCGAGTCTTGCCCCGAGGGTTCTGGATGAGGGAGCATGGGCCCACAGTAGTGAAGTCCAACACATAAATGGTATTCTAACACTGCCTCCTCCAATCACCACTTGTAAAACTACTTGCCTACACCAGATCCCAGGATCCCAGGATCccagtgaggaggctgaggcGCAGCCACATTTGCTGACTTGCTCAAAGGGGGGGCCGCTGGCAGAGCCAAGAGCAGAACCCAGGATTCCTggctcccagtccagtgctcttccTGGTGCCCCTGGCCATCGGTCTCAGTCACCCAGTGGCCCACAGGAAGGGCAGTTTCCTGCTGCTCTGTGTTACTACCATGTAGCTGGCCCGGCGTTCTTGAGAAACACATACCCTAAAAATGTCACGATTTTGTATTTGGTCAGCTCTTCATGGAGCACCTTTACTCCACTGTCGGTGATCTGGTTTACGCTGAGTCTGAAACAAAACAACCGAGAGACACAAATCAGAACAGCTGCTCACTAGGAAGGAGCATGAACTCCACAAGGAGCCAGAAGCCTATGAATCCCAGACTTTTCCCACCTATAAATGCCCCCTGAGAGAACGGCCGCAGCAGTCCGCCCAATAGCCCCAAGAGAGCCTGGTCGCCGTGGGGCCGACGGACCCAGCCAGAACCAGCCCGCAGGCGAGGCAGCAGCACAGCCCTGACTCAACACAAGGGCTTCCAGGGCCACAGGAAGGACCATGACACAGTCACCTCTGACACAGTCACCTCTGACACAGTCACCTCTGACACAGTCACCTCTGACATACTGCATTTGCGGATGGCCTCCACGTCAGCCAGACCTCTCTGCGGTTCCCACTGCACAGCGGGGGCCATGGGATGGCCTCCACGTCAGCCAGACCCCTCTGCGGTTCCCACTGCACAGGGGGGGCCATGGGATGTGGAAATGTGTGGAGCTGTTTTTGGTGGTCACGAGGCTGCATGGGACAGTGCAAATGGCAATGGAGAAATGACCAGTCGTGACCGGAAGGGGCAGATCCCACTACTCCCTCCCATTCCACTTTAATGCAGATGCTGCCCAGCAGGCCAggcttggggggtgggggtggagtgcTCCAGACGATGCATGACGGATGTCTCCTGGACAAGGGCCAGCCGCATGCTGGAATTGCTTTGCGAGATCCCTGTACTAGCGGGATATTTTGACCCGgctaaaatgtgaaataattgtTTACTACTAAGTAACCTCTGTAACAAACTACCCTGACCGTCTCAATCCTCCAGCCCGTCATTTAGGTGAGGCTGAAGGATAGCATAAGGctcagggaggggtgggagtgagggatgTGGCGAGGGTAAGGGTTGGGTGAGGAaatagaccaggggtcagcaaacttcttctgtaaagggcaagtattttaggctctgtgggccGTATGGTCTCTACTGCAACTACTGAACTCTGTAGTACGAAGCAGCCCATATGTAAACATGGATGAGGCTGTGTTCCAATTAAACTTTACTTACAAACATAAGCCATGGGCCAAATTGGGCCCACATGCTGATCCCTGTAATAAGTAAAAGGCTCAACAGGTAAAAAGCTTGATTTTTAGGACAAATCAAAATAATCAAGTCAGACACTCAGGACCCCTGCCCCCATGGCACCTACCTTGGTGCTAGGGCAGTGTGTACATACACTGCATGGCCAGCCAAGGATGGCAGGCGCTACTACTCACTCCCAATATCCATGCTTTTTAGAAACAGAATCGCTCATTTTTTAACCGGGCACATGTCATTAAGTTCTGCCCAATGAAATCTAAGCAGAAGTCTTATTAGCAATAGCTGAGAAGTCTTCTTAAACGAATGAGGTGTGTCCTTCTttgcccttccttcttcctggtggCTAAAACGTAAACTGAATGGCTGGAGCTTGAGCAGCCATCATGGGATAAGAGGCGGAAGTCAGGTAGTGAGGACAGCAGGGCAGCCAGGTAGAAGAGAGCTGGGCTCTGATGGGCCTGGAGGCACCACAACAGCCCTGAAGTACCTTCCTCTAGGCTTTTGCAcgaaaaacaaataaacttgtAACTTACCTAAGCCACCAATATTTTCAGTTTGCTCTAACTCTCCGCTGAAACTAATCCTAACTgatgccctcagggagctcaaaAATGCTTCTCTGGGGTTGCCCAtttcctcctgctttctccttTGCTGGTGTGGAGGAAAACTTCCCCTGGGGACAGCTGCTTGGGGCAGGACCACCACAGTGGTGCCCTCCATCCTATAAGTTGAGCACAGGGAGTCACTCAGTGTGAGACTGCCTGAGGCTGcgaatgaaaatgaagagatgcTGACTGAGAGCACAGAGAACTGACTCCAGGCTTTCTAATTCCCAGGCCAGGGCAGCCTTGGGCTCCCTACATTCCACTGTCCCCGCATAATTTACACCCTGGCATCAGTATAAGAGGCACCTGGAATCAGTTCCAAACCCCTTCTGCTCTCCAGAAATGCACGACCCAAGCAATGGAGGACTGAAGCCCCCTAGAGATTTACAAGGTGAATTTTATACAGGAAATGCTAACAGAAGAAAGCAGACTGGCCTCTCTTTGCTCTAAACCATCAAACAGGAAACTAAGAGTCAGCGTTCTTTGCTGAGATGGCTGGCAGCTCAGGGCTGCTGGCTTTGATCATGGAAACCAACCACTGCCAACgaaggggttcagaacaggcctccccaagatgtgccactttggcatgcgaaatattttgagctaaaggcaagtGAGACCCTGCAGGCTGAAgagaaacttttacctctcccttaaagaGTTTAAATTTGGGGCCTTACCTATAATgagttattaccagaaataaatttttatgacttATCTGTATGGCGGGGCAGACTTCTAATGACTGAACCTCTGCTCTCCTTACCATCCTGCGACtcaccttcctcccctctgaagcctcaggccccTATTCCGTCCCTTAGCTCAAGATGGCATAAATACCTCCTTTTACCTTTTCGTCTCTGAACCTCTCATGTATGTGGGGTCTCTGACTCTCTCGTGTATGTGGAATTCTTGTACATATGaacttaaatttgattttctcctgttaatctgtctcaagttaatttaattcttagaccagacAGAAGAACCTAAAAGGGGAGagtaaaatttcttcctcccccacaccgATTAGCACAAAGTCTGCTTTTCTGCAATCATTaaagcttccatgtgccagaaaCTTTTCATGGCCTATCTCTAAGCCTCCCGTGAATCTTGAAAGGTGGGTTCTTTTTGATTCTGGCTCCAGCATggcccagctgtgtgaccttgagcaacttattaacttctctgtgcctcctcttcctcctttgccAAAATGGAGATAGAACAGTACCTGTCTTACAGGGCTTAAGGGGATTAAATCAGGTAATATTGATAATACACTTCACTCattctcaataaatgctggttatTACTACTGAAACTGCTAGCATATAAGCATCTCCTTTTTCCAGATGTggacactgaggctgagaggttaagaaactcaTTCAAGGACACCCAGCTACAGCTGgtccaggtctgcctgactctgaAGCTTTGCTCCTTGCCCTCTGCCACCCTGAGGGAGAAGCGCCTGATGTTCCAAGACCAGTGGTTACGAGTCCTAGGTAATCCAGGAGATCCCGCACCACGATGCTCACCCTGGGGTCCCCCGAGCCTGGCCCTCCCCGGCCCCACTGGCTGCTCCCTGAGCCTGGGGGCCTCACCTGATGATGGTGAGGTGGCTGAAGCAGGGCTGCAGCTCCCGAACGCCGTAGTCGTTGAGATTGTTGTTGTCCAGGTCGAGGGCCAGCCGCTTGCGGAGGTGGTGCAGGACGAAGGAGAGGGCACTGCAGTCGGCCGGGCAGGCGTTGCAGTAGGTCAGCTTGAGGTAGTTGGCACAGATGCCGCGGGCCGCCAGCTGCCCCACCTTCTCGCTCTGTGTCTCATAGATGCAGCGCAGCATCCAGATGAAGGTGGGCATGGCCTGCACCTGGGTGAAGCCCTCCGTCTGGGTGCGGGGCAGGTTCTTCAGGTAGGACCGCAGGCTGGCAAACAGGTGTCCCCACAGGGCCTTGCGCTTTCTCCGCAGGGCGGCGCCTGGCACCAGGTGCCGCAggagtttctgtttggttttggACAGCAGCCCGCACAGGAAGAGGTTGGTGAAGTGAAAGTGATCCTTGTTCTTGAAGGGGTCTTCCCCCGCCAAGCCACTGCCCCCCAGGCactggaaagggaggaagggcGGGTAGCAGGACGCTGCTGCTGCCTCCCCAGGAGGCGCCCACTCCTGGAAGAACTGGAGCAGCCCCCGGGTGCCCACCTTGTCATCCACCACGAGGAAGAAAGCGGTAAAGAAGGCCTGGAGGGTGAGATGGAAAAACTCATAGGACGGCTGGTCCCCTCCGAGGCCCAGCTCTGGCACGGCCCGCAGGAAGCCCAGCTGCAGGTCTCCCTCCTGCATTTCGGAAGCCTGCAACTCCTCCTGGCCGAAGACAAAGAGGTTCTTCTCCATGCCCCGGTGCGCCACCTGCCCCAGCGAGTGCAGGGTGTCCCGGCCGGCGCGGAAGGCCTCCGACTGGCTCCGCGTGTTCCGCTGCACCAGGCTGGTGGGCTGCGTCCTGTTCAGGTGGACCTCAGTGACCAGCAGGAAGATGTCGGTCAGTGTCACCGTGCAATCAGGCAGCTGCAGGGAGCCATCAAAGGTACTGTGGAAGTGCTGGAAACACCGGAAGATGATCCAGCAAAAGAGGGGCACAGCGCACAGGCTGCAGAGGTTGGGGTTGGCTTCCAACTGGTCCAGCAGGCGGTCCTGCACAGCTCGGTTGGGGAACATCCTCCT from Equus quagga isolate Etosha38 chromosome 8, UCLA_HA_Equagga_1.0, whole genome shotgun sequence includes the following:
- the NOD1 gene encoding nucleotide-binding oligomerization domain-containing protein 1 isoform X2, with product MEKQGHREMGIIPSESHSYIKLLKTNRELLVTHIRNTQCLVDNLLKSDYFSAEDAEIVGACPTLPDKVRKILDLVQSKGEEVSEFFLYVLQQLADAYVDLRPWLSEIGFSPSPLIQSKTVVNTDPVSRYTQKLRHQLGLDSRFILCYAQKEELLLEEMYTDTIMELVGFRNESLGRLGSLACLLDHTTGILNEQGETIFVFGDAGVGKSMLLQRLQGLWATGQLDAGFKFFFHFRCRMFSCFRESDALCLQDLLFKHYCYPEQDPEEVFAFLLRFPHTALFTFDGLDELHSDFDLSSVPDTSSPWEPTHPLVLLANLLSGKLLKGASKLLTARTGIEIPRQLLRKKVLLLGFSPSHLRAYARRMFPNRAVQDRLLDQLEANPNLCSLCAVPLFCWIIFRCFQHFHSTFDGSLQLPDCTVTLTDIFLLVTEVHLNRTQPTSLVQRNTRSQSEAFRAGRDTLHSLGQVAHRGMEKNLFVFGQEELQASEMQEGDLQLGFLRAVPELGLGGDQPSYEFFHLTLQAFFTAFFLVVDDKVGTRGLLQFFQEWAPPGEAAAASCYPPFLPFQCLGGSGLAGEDPFKNKDHFHFTNLFLCGLLSKTKQKLLRHLVPGAALRRKRKALWGHLFASLRSYLKNLPRTQTEGFTQVQAMPTFIWMLRCIYETQSEKVGQLAARGICANYLKLTYCNACPADCSALSFVLHHLRKRLALDLDNNNLNDYGVRELQPCFSHLTIIRLSVNQITDSGVKVLHEELTKYKIVTFLGLGENKITSEGGKCLALAVKNSKSIFEVGMWGNRIGDEGAKAFAEALRNHPSLTNLSLAFNGISTEGGKSLAWALQQNTSLRIFWLTKNELDDEAAESLAEMLKVNQTLKHLWLIQNQITAKGVAQLADALQKNTGIMEICLNGNLIKPEEAKVFEDEKRIVFS
- the NOD1 gene encoding nucleotide-binding oligomerization domain-containing protein 1 isoform X3 yields the protein MEKQGHREMGIIPSESHSYIKLLKTNRELLVTHIRNTQCLVDNLLKSDYFSAEDAEIVGACPTLPDKVRKILDLVQSKGEEVSEFFLYVLQQLADAYVDLRPWLSEIGFSPSPLIQSKTVVNTDPVSRYTQKLRHQLGLDSRFILCYAQKEELLLEEMYTDTIMELVGFRNESLGRLGSLACLLDHTTGILNEQGETIFVFGDAGVGKSMLLQRLQGLWATGQLDAGFKFFFHFRCRMFSCFRESDALCLQDLLFKHYCYPEQDPEEVFAFLLRFPHTALFTFDGLDELHSDFDLSSVPDTSSPWEPTHPLVLLANLLSGKLLKGASKLLTARTGIEIPRQLLRKKVLLLGFSPSHLRAYARRMFPNRAVQDRLLDQLEANPNLCSLCAVPLFCWIIFRCFQHFHSTFDGSLQLPDCTVTLTDIFLLVTEVHLNRTQPTSLVQRNTRSQSEAFRAGRDTLHSLGQVAHRGMEKNLFVFGQEELQASEMQEGDLQLGFLRAVPELGLGGDQPSYEFFHLTLQAFFTAFFLVVDDKVGTRGLLQFFQEWAPPGEAAAASCYPPFLPFQCLGGSGLAGEDPFKNKDHFHFTNLFLCGLLSKTKQKLLRHLVPGAALRRKRKALWGHLFASLRSYLKNLPRTQTEGFTQVQAMPTFIWMLRCIYETQSEKVGQLAARGICANYLKLTYCNACPADCSALSFVLHHLRKRLALDLDNNNLNDYGVRELQPCFSHLTIIRLSVNQITDSGVKVLHEELTKYKIVTFLGMWGNRIGDEGAKAFAEALRNHPSLTNLSLAFNGISTEGGKSLAWALQQNTSLRIFWLTKNELDDEAAESLAEMLKVNQTLKHLWLIQNQITAKGVAQLADALQKNTGIMEICLNGNLIKPEEAKVFEDEKRIVFS
- the NOD1 gene encoding nucleotide-binding oligomerization domain-containing protein 1 isoform X1 gives rise to the protein MEKQGHREMGIIPSESHSYIKLLKTNRELLVTHIRNTQCLVDNLLKSDYFSAEDAEIVGACPTLPDKVRKILDLVQSKGEEVSEFFLYVLQQLADAYVDLRPWLSEIGFSPSPLIQSKTVVNTDPVSRYTQKLRHQLGLDSRFILCYAQKEELLLEEMYTDTIMELVGFRNESLGRLGSLACLLDHTTGILNEQGETIFVFGDAGVGKSMLLQRLQGLWATGQLDAGFKFFFHFRCRMFSCFRESDALCLQDLLFKHYCYPEQDPEEVFAFLLRFPHTALFTFDGLDELHSDFDLSSVPDTSSPWEPTHPLVLLANLLSGKLLKGASKLLTARTGIEIPRQLLRKKVLLLGFSPSHLRAYARRMFPNRAVQDRLLDQLEANPNLCSLCAVPLFCWIIFRCFQHFHSTFDGSLQLPDCTVTLTDIFLLVTEVHLNRTQPTSLVQRNTRSQSEAFRAGRDTLHSLGQVAHRGMEKNLFVFGQEELQASEMQEGDLQLGFLRAVPELGLGGDQPSYEFFHLTLQAFFTAFFLVVDDKVGTRGLLQFFQEWAPPGEAAAASCYPPFLPFQCLGGSGLAGEDPFKNKDHFHFTNLFLCGLLSKTKQKLLRHLVPGAALRRKRKALWGHLFASLRSYLKNLPRTQTEGFTQVQAMPTFIWMLRCIYETQSEKVGQLAARGICANYLKLTYCNACPADCSALSFVLHHLRKRLALDLDNNNLNDYGVRELQPCFSHLTIIRLSVNQITDSGVKVLHEELTKYKIVTFLGLYKNQITDVGARYIASILDECKGLMYLKLGENKITSEGGKCLALAVKNSKSIFEVGMWGNRIGDEGAKAFAEALRNHPSLTNLSLAFNGISTEGGKSLAWALQQNTSLRIFWLTKNELDDEAAESLAEMLKVNQTLKHLWLIQNQITAKGVAQLADALQKNTGIMEICLNGNLIKPEEAKVFEDEKRIVFS